Proteins encoded in a region of the Gallalistipes aquisgranensis genome:
- a CDS encoding SusC/RagA family TonB-linked outer membrane protein — translation MKKNSTLNISPGRKSVCAGLLVKVSLVLLLLAAQETVSGQRRPQRFTLTIRNAYLSELFLQIEKVSDYSFIYNVADIQALGKKNFNCQNVELRPILDRCLGGTPLKYEITDKHVVISRRDGKVTEAPAATKKIVIEGQVTDIGREPLAGVTVRMRGTTKGVSTDANGSYRLALDVPENTDITLMFSFVGMETKSVKYTGQAKINVILKENESMMDEVVVQTGYQTLDKRKITSAVTTLKMKDINVPSLATVDLMLEGHVPGMVFMQNSATIGAAPRLRIRGTSTILGNQEPLWVVDGIVQTDPVNVDPNQLNDLDFVNLLGNAISGVNPEDIEQIDILKDASATAIYGARAANGVIVITTKKGNPGPPSVSYSFTGSFSRRPHYSDKYVNMMNSKERIDYSRELMENHQPYGLINSWVGYEGAMKDYYDGNIDYAELSRRISYYEGLNTDWFDILTQNSFTQKHTISLSGGSSTMRYYASLGLNNAQGNVKHEFNKTYTANINLTANYKRMSMRFGANASVQDRKYNPTEIDVLNYAYGTSRAIPAYDENGEPYSYFKYYSRNSSLSTWDIPFNIMNEMENSYNKSKIYTATITASLDYRIIDPLKFGLTLSYSMSNADQQKYYGDNTYYAQCLRYTKNGDSENLMPYGGELTQTKTDKHSYVIRGQFSFDKDLDKSGKHNISAALGGEISSTEYNNLNQIYRGYMPDRGMGMSKLDPARYTGYYDWYYTTPAARGVRSLELTNLVSGYATVSYDYDGRYMFNVNARADASNQFGSRANEKILPIWSISGRWNIKRDLMPHSKVVNSLSVRASLGLQGNMLSNQSSKLIITRDGEVNANNQYVAHVYSYPNPDLRWEKTTSTNVTVDFGLLDNKITGSLSYYYKKTKDAFLSKKVSTVNGVSSYVVNKGTVENQGIELGLNFVIINRQTKGNPEGFRWTMTPNLGQTLNRLLSKASSKTLKDAYTYSDFLNGSVEIPGKALNSFYSYKFTGLSHEDGRPTFYGLDEDEFLEKYKNMSMEEIYFTVMDYSGNRVPVFQGGFMNTFSYKRFTLGLNLTCSFGSKVRLLKMYPNVASGYGTIAPQPDKNARKEFINRWRNPGDEKYTNIPGTLSGSEFTNTLSSLTTWWMKDYPFAANIWQMYDNSDLRVVSGNYVRLQSLSLRYNLPSKITKKVAMKSAYVSFYATNLFTICSKDLKGQDPTTQSGSSETINMSNRPTYSFSLNVTF, via the coding sequence ATGAAAAAAAATTCTACACTGAACATTTCACCAGGTAGAAAGAGTGTGTGTGCCGGCCTGCTGGTGAAAGTGTCGCTGGTGCTGCTGTTGCTGGCAGCCCAGGAAACCGTATCGGGACAGCGGCGTCCCCAGCGGTTTACGCTTACCATCCGGAATGCTTATCTGAGCGAGCTGTTCCTGCAGATCGAGAAGGTCAGCGACTATTCGTTTATCTACAACGTGGCCGATATTCAGGCGCTCGGAAAGAAGAATTTCAATTGTCAGAACGTGGAGTTGCGTCCGATTCTCGACCGCTGTCTGGGAGGGACGCCGCTGAAATACGAAATCACCGATAAACATGTGGTCATCAGCCGCCGTGACGGAAAGGTGACGGAGGCTCCGGCCGCCACGAAGAAGATCGTGATCGAAGGCCAGGTGACCGACATCGGCCGCGAACCCCTGGCCGGAGTGACCGTGCGGATGCGGGGAACGACCAAAGGCGTTTCGACCGATGCCAACGGTTCCTACCGTCTGGCGCTCGATGTACCGGAGAATACCGACATTACCCTGATGTTCTCGTTCGTGGGGATGGAGACGAAGTCTGTCAAATACACCGGACAGGCCAAAATCAACGTGATTCTCAAGGAGAACGAGAGCATGATGGACGAGGTGGTGGTGCAGACCGGCTACCAGACGCTCGACAAGCGGAAGATCACGAGTGCCGTCACGACCTTGAAAATGAAGGATATCAATGTGCCCAGCCTGGCGACGGTCGACCTGATGCTGGAAGGGCATGTCCCCGGTATGGTCTTTATGCAGAACTCGGCCACGATCGGGGCGGCTCCCCGGTTGCGTATCCGGGGTACCTCCACCATCCTGGGAAACCAGGAGCCCCTGTGGGTGGTGGACGGCATCGTGCAGACCGATCCCGTCAATGTCGATCCCAACCAGCTGAACGACCTGGACTTCGTGAATCTGCTGGGCAATGCCATTTCCGGTGTCAATCCCGAAGATATCGAGCAGATCGACATCCTCAAGGATGCGTCGGCCACCGCGATCTACGGTGCCCGGGCGGCCAACGGCGTGATCGTCATCACGACCAAAAAGGGAAATCCCGGACCGCCTTCGGTCAGCTACTCCTTTACCGGAAGTTTCAGCCGCCGTCCCCACTACTCCGACAAGTACGTGAACATGATGAACTCCAAGGAGCGGATCGACTACTCCCGGGAACTCATGGAGAATCACCAGCCCTACGGACTGATCAACTCGTGGGTGGGGTATGAAGGGGCGATGAAGGATTACTACGACGGCAACATCGACTATGCCGAGCTCTCCCGCCGGATCAGCTATTACGAAGGGCTGAATACCGACTGGTTCGATATACTTACCCAGAACTCCTTCACCCAGAAGCATACGATCAGCCTTTCGGGCGGCTCTTCCACCATGCGTTATTACGCTTCGCTGGGTCTGAACAATGCCCAGGGCAACGTGAAGCACGAGTTCAACAAGACCTATACGGCCAATATCAACCTGACGGCCAACTACAAACGCATGTCGATGCGCTTCGGGGCCAATGCCAGCGTGCAGGACCGCAAGTACAACCCCACCGAAATCGACGTGCTCAACTACGCCTACGGGACCAGCCGCGCCATTCCCGCCTATGACGAGAACGGGGAGCCTTACTCCTATTTCAAGTATTACAGCCGCAACAGTTCCCTCAGTACGTGGGATATCCCGTTCAACATCATGAACGAGATGGAGAACAGCTACAACAAATCCAAAATCTATACGGCGACCATTACGGCCAGTCTGGACTACCGGATCATCGACCCGCTGAAATTCGGACTGACACTCTCCTATTCGATGAGCAATGCCGACCAGCAGAAATATTACGGGGACAATACCTATTACGCCCAGTGTCTCCGCTACACCAAGAACGGAGACAGCGAAAATCTGATGCCTTACGGAGGGGAGCTGACGCAGACCAAGACCGACAAGCACAGCTATGTGATCCGCGGACAGTTTTCCTTCGACAAGGACCTCGACAAATCCGGCAAGCACAATATCTCCGCTGCGCTGGGAGGGGAGATTTCCTCGACCGAGTACAACAATCTGAACCAGATTTACCGCGGATATATGCCGGACCGGGGCATGGGAATGAGCAAACTCGATCCGGCACGGTACACAGGATATTACGACTGGTACTACACCACGCCGGCGGCCCGGGGCGTGCGGTCGCTGGAGCTGACCAATCTGGTTTCGGGATATGCGACGGTCTCCTACGATTATGACGGGCGCTACATGTTCAACGTCAATGCCCGGGCCGACGCCTCGAATCAGTTCGGTTCCCGTGCCAACGAGAAGATTCTGCCGATCTGGTCGATTTCCGGCCGGTGGAATATCAAGCGCGACCTGATGCCCCACTCCAAAGTGGTCAACTCGCTCTCCGTGAGGGCTTCGCTCGGGCTGCAGGGCAACATGCTCTCGAACCAGAGTTCGAAACTGATCATCACCCGCGACGGGGAGGTGAACGCCAACAACCAGTATGTCGCCCACGTTTACAGCTATCCGAATCCCGATCTGCGCTGGGAGAAGACTACCTCGACCAATGTCACGGTGGATTTCGGTCTGCTGGACAACAAGATCACCGGTTCGCTCTCCTATTATTACAAGAAGACGAAAGACGCTTTCCTGTCGAAAAAGGTATCCACGGTCAATGGCGTGAGCAGCTATGTGGTGAACAAGGGAACCGTCGAGAATCAGGGCATTGAACTGGGTCTTAACTTCGTGATTATCAATCGTCAGACGAAGGGTAATCCGGAGGGTTTCCGCTGGACGATGACCCCGAATCTGGGGCAGACGCTGAACCGTCTGCTGAGCAAGGCGTCGAGCAAGACGCTGAAAGACGCCTATACGTACAGCGATTTCCTGAACGGCAGCGTGGAGATTCCCGGCAAGGCCCTGAACTCGTTCTATTCCTACAAGTTCACGGGACTGAGCCACGAAGACGGCCGGCCGACCTTCTACGGGCTGGACGAGGACGAATTCCTCGAAAAATACAAGAACATGAGCATGGAAGAGATCTATTTTACGGTGATGGACTACTCCGGTAACCGCGTTCCCGTCTTCCAGGGCGGTTTCATGAATACGTTCTCCTACAAACGGTTTACGCTCGGGCTCAACCTGACCTGCAGTTTCGGATCGAAGGTGCGCCTGCTCAAGATGTATCCGAACGTGGCTTCCGGTTACGGTACGATCGCACCCCAGCCCGATAAGAACGCCCGCAAGGAGTTCATCAACCGCTGGAGGAATCCCGGCGACGAGAAGTACACCAATATCCCGGGTACCCTCTCGGGATCGGAGTTCACCAATACGCTCTCCTCGCTGACGACGTGGTGGATGAAGGACTATCCCTTCGCGGCCAATATCTGGCAGATGTACGACAACTCCGACCTGCGGGTGGTGAGCGGTAATTACGTCCGCCTGCAGTCGCTGTCGCTGCGCTACAACCTGCCATCGAAGATCACGAAGAAAGTGGCGATGAAATCCGCCTACGTTTCCTTCTATGCCACGAACCTGTTTACGATTTGCAGCAAGGACCTGAAGGGACAGGACCCGACCACCCAGTCCGGAAGTTCCGAGACGATCAACATGTCGAACCGTCCCACCTATTCCTTCAGTCTGAACGTAACTTTCTAA
- a CDS encoding FecR family protein, producing MVSEYLHIADLIRKELDGTISLHERTEIERWLDADPHNADFYRQLTEESDFGRVLDEFRAASRLSDFEDFARRTGIRRTNRLLRLRKRVGVAAAVVLPLALLLTLVSRPGRPSGGDEEPILHRSSTAMLVLSDGRSYSLSDTTGYLPEGTALKVDEESAVLSYRQEPEGEPGLPEKKPVVNRLIVPRGSDYSLELSDGTVVWLGADSEIEYPDIFSDSVREVTLKGLAYFKVARDERHPFIVRTSRSSVRVLGTEFCVSDQNGAVSRITLVSGRVAVRDMHGSDLLLMPGQQACITAQGSQVTDVETFYYTSWKDGYFMFRENSLREIMEELSEWYDFDYIFSVPELERIEISARLKKYESIDPVLELLGGMDRIAFERDGRTITVVKK from the coding sequence ATGGTATCCGAGTATTTGCATATAGCCGATCTGATCCGTAAGGAGCTGGACGGAACGATCTCCCTGCACGAACGGACGGAGATCGAACGGTGGCTGGATGCCGATCCCCATAACGCCGATTTTTACCGGCAGCTTACCGAAGAGTCCGATTTCGGCCGTGTGCTGGATGAGTTCCGGGCGGCTTCTCGTCTCTCCGATTTCGAGGATTTTGCACGGCGTACCGGTATCCGCCGTACCAACCGGTTGCTTCGCCTGCGAAAGCGGGTGGGAGTGGCTGCGGCGGTCGTGTTGCCGCTGGCCCTGTTGCTGACCCTCGTTTCCCGGCCGGGTCGTCCGTCCGGTGGGGATGAAGAACCGATTCTGCACCGCTCTTCGACTGCCATGCTGGTCCTGAGCGACGGGCGTTCCTACTCGCTTTCCGATACGACCGGCTATCTGCCGGAAGGCACGGCCCTGAAGGTGGACGAGGAGAGTGCCGTGCTCTCTTACAGACAGGAACCGGAGGGCGAACCGGGGCTTCCCGAGAAAAAGCCCGTCGTCAACCGGCTGATCGTGCCGCGAGGGTCCGATTACAGTCTCGAACTCTCGGACGGAACCGTGGTCTGGCTGGGAGCCGATTCCGAAATCGAATATCCGGATATTTTTTCCGATTCCGTCCGGGAAGTCACCCTGAAGGGGCTGGCCTATTTCAAGGTGGCCCGGGACGAACGGCATCCCTTCATCGTCCGCACCTCTCGTTCCTCGGTCCGCGTACTGGGGACGGAGTTCTGCGTGTCCGACCAGAACGGGGCCGTGAGCCGGATCACTTTGGTCAGCGGGCGGGTCGCCGTCCGGGACATGCATGGCTCCGATCTGTTGCTGATGCCCGGCCAACAGGCGTGTATCACGGCGCAGGGAAGCCAGGTGACGGATGTGGAGACTTTCTATTACACTTCCTGGAAGGATGGCTATTTCATGTTCCGGGAGAATTCTCTCCGGGAGATCATGGAGGAACTCTCCGAGTGGTACGATTTCGACTATATTTTCAGTGTGCCGGAACTGGAGCGGATCGAAATCTCCGCCCGTCTGAAAAAATACGAAAGCATAGACCCCGTCCTGGAACTGCTCGGAGGCATGGACCGCATCGCATTCGAGCGGGACGGACGTACGATTACGGTAGTGAAAAAATAA